From Gammaproteobacteria bacterium CG11_big_fil_rev_8_21_14_0_20_46_22:
TAACACATGGCGACCATTTTCACGCTTGCCAGACCACAGCTCAAAATAACCACCGTACTCTTCTTCCCAACTCTGGTTTAAATACAGTAAAACATTCAATCGCCGTTCAAGCTTAAGCTTTTTGTAGTGGTTAAAGTCGATGTGCACATCGAGCTTACCGCCGGGCTTGATTTGATGAATACCGCCGCCACGGTAATACGGATCGGGAATAATGCCATCAATGCCCGTGAGTTTTTCCAAAAAACATAAAAACACCGGCGAGTTCAGCGCGTACAAAATACTCGAGATGGGCGAGGGCAAAAGACCCACCTGATCAAAGGCGAGCTTTTTCTCCAGAGGATTGTCATAGCGGTAAAAATCCAGCTCTTCGGGCTTGGGAAAGGCATCGACCGCGGCCTGCACAGCGAGCTCGTTCAAAAAGTTATCAAACACCGCATGAGAGAAAGGCGCTGCCGTTTGGTAGGCTTGCGCAGACTGCTCGGCCAGGGCTAATAACGCTTTTTCATCTTTGAATATTGCTGTCATGGCACTATTTGCTCTTTGTTTTCACTTAAGGGCATGATACCGAAAATGATTAGGCATGCAACAGTACCTTTTTGTTCAGCAGCCTTAATAATTAGTATTAACGAATAGTTAACACTGACTTGCTTTATATCAATATACTCGCCCTTTAGTTATCGTAAAATGTACCCTGTAAAACAAAAACGAGGCACAGGTCATGAAGAACACATCAAATTCCCATCACTCTTGGCAACTTAAGGCTTATGTCGACTTTTTTGTCGCAGCAGAAGCCGGTGATACAGAGCGCCTAAAAGCGCTCAGCAGCGAAAACATC
This genomic window contains:
- a CDS encoding proline hydroxylase, producing the protein MTAIFKDEKALLALAEQSAQAYQTAAPFSHAVFDNFLNELAVQAAVDAFPKPEELDFYRYDNPLEKKLAFDQVGLLPSPISSILYALNSPVFLCFLEKLTGIDGIIPDPYYRGGGIHQIKPGGKLDVHIDFNHYKKLKLERRLNVLLYLNQSWEEEYGGYFELWSGKRENGRHVLNQCEKKILPLFNRLAVFTTSEHSYHGHPEPLNCPEGMTRKSIATYYYTVGRPEDEIADAHSTTFIARPHEVGDETLDALREKRNQSRLTSNVKKDWLA